Proteins encoded together in one Solanum lycopersicum chromosome 7, SLM_r2.1 window:
- the LOC101264950 gene encoding uncharacterized protein has translation MSNLSKLEFVALDISEKNYLSWVLAAEIHLVAKGLDATITQGNEASSQDKAKVMIFIRHHLNEGLKIEYLMVKDPLELWIDLKGRYDHLKATVLQSTRYEWNHLQFQDFKTQQHREKDFQKYSELILCLLVVEKHNALLMKNHEARPTRAAPLRRQMWWKKRNKSGASSSNARAESHMTLTNDDKPETSQKYDKELKQNWL, from the exons ATGTCGAATTTATCCAAACTTGAGTTTGTGGCATTAGATATTTCTGAAAAGAATTATCTTTCATGGGTACTCGCTGCTGAGATTCACTTAGTTGCTAAAGGTCTTGATGCCACCATTACTCAGGGAAATGAAGCATCAAGCCAAGATAAGGCGAAGGTTATGATTTTCATTCGTCATCATCTTAATGAGGGCCTGAAGATTGAATATCTGATGGTAAAAGATCCACTTGAATTGTGGATTGATTTAAAGGGGAGATATGACCACCTAAAGGCAACAGTATTGCAAAGTACTCGTTATGAGTGGAACCATTTACAGTTTCAAGATTTTAAGACc CAGCAACATCGTGAAAAGGATTTTCAGAAATATTCTGaattaattttatgtcttttggtGGTTGAGAAACATAATgctcttttaatgaaaaatcatgaagctCGTCCTACTAGAGCTGCTCCATTAAGGAGGCAAATGTGGTGGAA gaaaagaaataaaagtggTGCTTCCTCTTCTAATGCTCGAGCTGAGTCACATATGACTCTTACAAATGATGATAAGCCGGAAACATCTCAGAAATATGATAAGGAATTGAAGCAAAATTGGCTTTAA